A window of Rubricoccus marinus contains these coding sequences:
- the bshC gene encoding bacillithiol biosynthesis cysteine-adding enzyme BshC — MTPEARPVPHASLGASRLFQAVASGAAEALRFYAYDWRTGLSDAADAAAAFPRQRDALADALLAQADARGADGAAQTNIERLRDPRTVAVLTGQQLGLFGGPLYTVWKALGAVVTARRVARETGRPVVPVFWLAGEDHDLDEVRSTAVSSGETVRRVRYGTADPNNREPVGRKRLEAEPLAEALAQMERALPEGPYRNEVLDLLREAWTPGRLWRDAFWDTLQALTRGTGLVFVSPDDPAIKALAADLFAREAEDPQATLDALQSASDALVEAGYHAQIQPGPLNLFWLRGDERLALDPDASGDPNTGAASGAIGRGTAHRISDLAVFARETPEALSPNVVLRPVLQDVLFPTVAYIAGPGETAYFAQLKGVYERFGVPMPAIVPRLSVSLVEPGVRKVLDRYGLDLPDLKGGIDAHWKRLAQEAQTAGAHAASGADLPAQFAAAREAADAELARLTDLAADLNPSLRAAGEAAQARVHKALARLETKTVRVQKRQHDDIRKRLARAHAALWPGGSLQERAANPFAFAVRLGLDGFAQIADALDAQHDLHTAQHWAVDV; from the coding sequence GTGACGCCAGAGGCCCGTCCGGTTCCCCACGCATCCCTTGGCGCGAGCCGCCTGTTTCAGGCCGTCGCCTCTGGCGCGGCGGAGGCGCTCCGCTTCTACGCCTACGACTGGCGCACGGGCCTATCGGATGCCGCAGACGCGGCCGCGGCGTTCCCACGCCAAAGAGACGCCCTCGCGGACGCCCTCCTCGCGCAGGCCGACGCCAGAGGCGCTGACGGTGCCGCGCAGACCAACATCGAGCGCCTGCGCGATCCGCGGACCGTGGCCGTGCTCACGGGCCAGCAACTCGGCCTGTTCGGCGGGCCGCTCTACACCGTCTGGAAGGCGCTCGGCGCCGTGGTCACCGCGCGGCGCGTGGCGCGCGAGACGGGCCGGCCCGTGGTCCCGGTCTTCTGGCTCGCAGGCGAGGACCACGACCTGGACGAAGTGCGGAGCACCGCCGTCTCCTCTGGCGAGACCGTGCGCCGCGTGCGCTACGGCACCGCCGACCCCAACAACCGCGAGCCGGTCGGGCGCAAGAGGCTGGAGGCCGAGCCGCTGGCGGAGGCCCTCGCGCAGATGGAACGCGCGCTGCCCGAAGGACCGTACCGCAACGAGGTGCTAGACCTCTTGCGCGAGGCGTGGACGCCCGGCCGCCTCTGGCGCGACGCGTTCTGGGACACGCTCCAGGCGCTCACGCGCGGGACGGGTCTCGTCTTCGTTTCGCCGGACGACCCGGCCATTAAGGCATTGGCGGCGGACCTGTTCGCGCGAGAGGCCGAGGACCCGCAGGCTACGCTGGACGCGCTCCAATCCGCCAGCGACGCGCTGGTGGAGGCGGGCTACCACGCGCAGATCCAGCCCGGCCCGCTCAACCTGTTCTGGCTGCGCGGCGACGAACGCCTCGCGCTGGACCCCGACGCCTCTGGCGACCCGAACACTGGCGCGGCCTCTGGCGCGATCGGCCGAGGGACAGCGCACCGGATCAGCGACCTCGCCGTATTCGCGCGCGAGACGCCAGAGGCTCTGAGCCCCAACGTGGTCCTGCGGCCCGTCCTGCAAGACGTGCTGTTCCCGACCGTCGCCTACATCGCGGGGCCGGGCGAGACGGCGTACTTCGCTCAGTTGAAGGGCGTCTACGAGCGCTTCGGCGTGCCGATGCCTGCGATCGTGCCGCGCTTGAGTGTGAGCCTGGTGGAGCCAGGCGTACGCAAGGTTCTGGACCGCTACGGCCTGGACCTCCCGGACCTCAAAGGCGGCATCGACGCGCACTGGAAGCGCCTCGCGCAAGAGGCGCAAACCGCCGGGGCGCACGCAGCCTCTGGCGCGGATCTGCCCGCGCAGTTCGCCGCCGCACGTGAGGCCGCCGACGCCGAACTGGCGCGGCTAACGGATCTCGCGGCGGACCTCAACCCATCGCTTCGGGCCGCTGGCGAGGCGGCGCAGGCGCGCGTCCACAAGGCGCTCGCGCGGCTGGAGACCAAGACCGTCCGCGTGCAGAAGCGTCAGCACGACGACATCCGCAAGCGGCTCGCGCGCGCTCACGCCGCGCTCTGGCCCGGCGGCTCGCTGCAAGAGCGTGCGGCCAACCCCTTCGCCTTCGCGGTCCGCCTCGGCCTGGACGGCTTCGCGCAGATCGCTGACGCGCTGGACGCCCAGCACGACCTCCACACGGCTCAGCACTGGGCGGTGGACGTGTAA
- a CDS encoding HD domain-containing protein — protein sequence MFSPLIERAIEIAAEWHDGTYRKGRCTPPVLPPASGTTPPGVPAMAHVTTVAMTVARAGWDEVTIAAAFLHDALEDRDRNERWFSRERMAELVGESVVTIVEAVSEPKTGASGAWLPWRERKDAYVAHIEAGPPEASAVSLADKLHNAYAMASSLEAGIDIFTSAPGRVGLTAGAADQLWYFRAVLDATRCHEDPRLVPQRQRLEQEIARFVAAAGL from the coding sequence ATGTTCTCTCCCCTGATCGAGCGCGCCATCGAGATCGCCGCCGAGTGGCACGACGGGACGTACCGCAAGGGCCGTTGCACGCCGCCGGTCCTGCCGCCCGCCTCGGGCACCACGCCGCCGGGCGTCCCCGCGATGGCCCACGTCACGACCGTCGCGATGACCGTTGCGCGCGCCGGGTGGGATGAGGTCACGATTGCCGCCGCGTTCCTGCACGACGCGCTGGAGGACCGCGACCGGAACGAGCGCTGGTTCTCGCGCGAGCGCATGGCCGAACTCGTCGGCGAGAGCGTGGTGACCATCGTGGAGGCTGTGAGCGAGCCCAAGACCGGGGCCTCTGGCGCGTGGCTGCCGTGGCGCGAGCGGAAGGACGCCTACGTCGCGCACATCGAGGCCGGGCCGCCAGAGGCCTCGGCGGTCTCGCTCGCGGACAAGCTGCACAACGCCTACGCGATGGCGTCGAGCCTGGAGGCGGGCATCGACATCTTTACGAGCGCGCCGGGCCGCGTCGGGCTCACGGCGGGTGCCGCGGACCAACTCTGGTACTTCCGCGCCGTCCTGGACGCCACTCGCTGCCACGAGGACCCTCGCCTTGTGCCGCAGCGCCAGAGGCTGGAGCAGGAGATCGCGCGGTTCGTGGCGGCGGCGGGGCTGTAG
- a CDS encoding alpha/beta hydrolase has translation MRTAVCLAALLVASGCVSVDITERGFFPARRAGTDREAVPGTVAAAFPGVTYEEQRIEAADGTALYGALIRQPGADVTVLYFGTNESTVEQDGIETTRAFLPLGANVFLVDYRGYGWSDGRATLDLAFSDALAAYDHLAALPGVGRVVVHGLSLGSFMAGHVGARRPAAGVVLEGSATTVKEWANSRTPFYYKPFVRFRVEESLRGVDNRAEVRQIEEPLLLLVGSEDHTTPQVLSRRLYAASPLPESRKTLAVIEGGDHGNVIGQPTFAGVYRAFLDGVRAER, from the coding sequence ATGAGAACTGCCGTTTGCCTTGCCGCCCTCCTCGTCGCGTCGGGGTGCGTCTCGGTTGACATCACCGAGCGGGGGTTCTTCCCCGCCCGCCGAGCTGGAACAGACCGGGAGGCCGTCCCCGGCACCGTCGCCGCCGCCTTCCCCGGCGTCACGTACGAAGAGCAGCGGATCGAGGCCGCCGACGGGACCGCGCTCTACGGCGCGCTCATCCGTCAGCCTGGCGCCGACGTCACTGTCCTCTACTTCGGGACCAACGAGTCCACGGTCGAGCAGGACGGGATCGAGACGACCCGAGCGTTCCTCCCGCTCGGCGCCAACGTCTTCTTGGTGGACTACCGGGGGTACGGGTGGAGCGATGGCCGGGCGACGCTGGATCTCGCGTTTTCCGACGCGCTCGCGGCCTACGACCACCTCGCCGCGTTGCCCGGCGTAGGCCGCGTCGTCGTACACGGGTTGTCGCTCGGGAGCTTCATGGCGGGCCACGTCGGGGCGCGCCGCCCAGCGGCCGGCGTCGTGCTAGAGGGGTCGGCGACAACGGTGAAAGAGTGGGCCAACTCCCGCACCCCGTTCTACTACAAGCCGTTCGTCCGCTTCCGCGTTGAGGAGAGCCTTCGGGGGGTGGACAACCGAGCCGAGGTCCGGCAAATCGAGGAGCCGTTGCTCCTCTTGGTGGGAAGCGAGGACCACACGACACCCCAGGTGCTCTCGCGGCGCCTCTACGCGGCATCCCCGCTCCCGGAGAGCCGGAAGACGCTCGCGGTGATTGAGGGCGGCGACCACGGTAACGTCATCGGGCAGCCGACGTTCGCAGGCGTATACCGGGCGTTCCTAGACGGGGTGCGCGCTGAGCGTTGA